A genomic window from Aestuariirhabdus litorea includes:
- a CDS encoding serine hydrolase domain-containing protein translates to MKPTLIAVSALLAALGAAPLPAAEQPTGKAPMQGFPPSVESQVTRKNYRDYPNGRWSFRNAGAPFNVLMIPREGEILPLNTPLNSELGNHRVEDLEGNPTPLDALFERNDADGLIVLQGGKVLHERYFHAFNPHAQHIWFSMTKSLVSSAFGLLVAEGKVDLGRSPAHYIPELKGSGFERVSIQQLLDHSTAIDFKENYTDPNADFLRHYAPALNMAWLPGAADVQPGQTEIYGIYDFLTHFVKEDPALKPGEAFDYNSSNADVLGWLVARLSGQSLHEFLQQRVWAKLGAEHDAYIAVDRAYMPVATGGMNTTLRDAARFGQMILDRGRYNGQSVIPATWVDATLEIDPRLERNMRANAKYQRDPWQAYHNMWWVLDAKAGEYCAVGIFGQVIYLNREAGTTMAWYSSQPTASSANNPQFQAKLKAARELARSLTP, encoded by the coding sequence ATGAAACCCACACTGATCGCAGTATCCGCCCTGCTGGCGGCCCTTGGTGCCGCCCCCCTCCCGGCCGCCGAACAACCCACCGGGAAAGCCCCCATGCAGGGCTTCCCCCCGAGCGTAGAGTCCCAGGTCACCCGGAAAAACTATCGCGACTACCCCAACGGCCGCTGGTCCTTCCGCAATGCCGGAGCCCCCTTCAATGTGCTGATGATCCCCCGGGAGGGGGAGATCCTGCCCCTCAACACGCCCCTCAACTCCGAACTGGGTAACCATCGGGTAGAGGATCTCGAGGGTAACCCCACCCCCCTCGACGCCCTGTTCGAGCGCAACGACGCCGATGGCCTGATCGTGCTGCAGGGGGGAAAGGTACTCCATGAGCGCTACTTTCACGCCTTTAACCCCCATGCCCAGCACATCTGGTTTTCGATGACCAAGTCGCTGGTGAGCAGCGCCTTCGGTCTGCTGGTGGCGGAGGGCAAGGTGGATCTTGGCCGCAGCCCTGCCCACTACATCCCTGAGCTCAAGGGCAGTGGCTTTGAGCGGGTAAGCATCCAGCAGCTGCTGGACCATAGCACGGCCATCGACTTCAAGGAGAACTACACCGACCCCAATGCGGACTTTTTGCGCCACTATGCCCCCGCCCTCAATATGGCCTGGCTCCCCGGGGCCGCCGACGTGCAGCCGGGACAAACCGAGATCTACGGGATCTACGACTTCCTCACCCATTTCGTGAAGGAGGACCCTGCCCTCAAGCCCGGCGAAGCTTTTGACTACAACTCCAGCAACGCCGATGTGCTGGGCTGGCTGGTAGCACGGCTCAGCGGGCAGAGCCTGCACGAGTTCCTGCAGCAGCGGGTCTGGGCCAAACTCGGTGCCGAACATGACGCCTATATCGCCGTCGACCGGGCCTATATGCCGGTGGCGACCGGGGGCATGAACACCACCTTGCGGGATGCGGCCCGTTTCGGGCAGATGATTCTCGATCGCGGCCGTTACAACGGCCAATCGGTGATCCCCGCCACCTGGGTGGATGCCACCCTCGAGATCGATCCCCGCCTGGAGCGCAATATGCGCGCCAACGCCAAGTACCAGAGGGATCCCTGGCAGGCCTACCACAACATGTGGTGGGTGCTGGACGCCAAGGCCGGGGAGTACTGCGCCGTTGGCATCTTCGGCCAGGTGATCTACCTCAACCGCGAGGCCGGCACCACCATGGCCTGGTACTCCAGCCAGCCCACCGCCTCCTCCGCCAACAACCCCCAGTTCCAGGCAAAGCTGAAGGCCGCCCGCGAACTGGCCCGCAGCCTCACCCCCTGA
- the thrC gene encoding threonine synthase, translating to MKYISTRGQAPALNFEDVLLAGLASDGGLYVPECLPRFTPEQIAGWAGLSYAELAKRIITPFVADSIPADELGRIIDDTYAVFSHNAVAPLTQIDSNEWVMELFHGPTLAFKDFALQLLGRLLDYTLEKRNERAVIVGATSGDTGSAAIEGCKRCDNVDIFIMHPLNRVSEVQRKQMTTILGDNIHNLAVEGNFDDCQAMVKESFADQSFLEGKARLVAVNSINWARIMAQVVYYFAAGIALGAPHRSVAFSVPTGNFGDIFAGYIARNMGLPISQLVVATNSNDILHRFISENHYDKSGLEHTLSPSMDIMVSSNFERLLFDLYGRNGAAIAELMDNFNRSGQLTIDEHRWSFARELFDSARVDDEETCETIKQVFAESEYLLDPHTAIGVRAARQCRRDASVPMVTLATAHPVKFPEPVVKAGLEAPELPFHLRDLFDREERMTVMKRDIKELHALIRSKSRAL from the coding sequence GTGAAATACATCAGTACCCGTGGGCAAGCGCCCGCACTCAATTTTGAAGATGTCCTGCTGGCCGGACTGGCCAGCGACGGCGGCCTCTACGTGCCCGAATGCCTGCCCCGCTTTACCCCCGAGCAGATCGCCGGCTGGGCCGGGCTCTCCTACGCTGAGCTGGCCAAGCGCATCATCACCCCCTTTGTGGCCGACAGCATCCCCGCCGATGAGCTGGGTCGCATCATCGACGACACCTACGCCGTCTTCAGCCACAACGCGGTGGCGCCCCTGACCCAGATCGACAGCAACGAGTGGGTGATGGAGTTGTTCCACGGCCCCACCCTGGCGTTCAAGGATTTCGCCCTGCAGCTGCTGGGTCGCCTGCTCGACTACACCCTGGAGAAGCGCAACGAGCGCGCCGTCATCGTAGGGGCCACCTCCGGCGATACCGGCTCGGCGGCGATCGAGGGCTGCAAGCGCTGCGATAACGTCGATATCTTTATCATGCACCCCCTTAACCGGGTCTCCGAAGTGCAGCGCAAGCAGATGACCACCATCCTGGGGGACAACATCCACAACCTGGCGGTGGAGGGTAACTTCGACGATTGCCAGGCGATGGTCAAAGAGAGCTTTGCCGACCAGTCCTTCCTCGAAGGCAAGGCGCGGCTGGTGGCGGTCAACTCCATCAACTGGGCGCGCATCATGGCCCAGGTGGTCTATTACTTCGCCGCCGGTATCGCCCTTGGCGCACCGCACCGCAGCGTCGCCTTCTCGGTACCGACGGGCAACTTCGGCGATATTTTTGCCGGCTACATCGCTCGCAACATGGGGCTACCGATCAGCCAGCTGGTGGTCGCCACCAACAGCAACGATATCCTGCACCGCTTCATCAGCGAGAACCACTACGACAAGTCGGGCCTTGAGCACACCCTGTCGCCGAGCATGGATATCATGGTCTCCAGCAACTTCGAGCGTCTGCTGTTCGATCTCTACGGTCGTAACGGGGCCGCCATCGCCGAGCTGATGGACAACTTCAACCGCAGCGGCCAACTCACCATTGATGAGCACCGCTGGAGTTTTGCCCGCGAACTGTTCGACAGCGCGCGGGTCGACGACGAAGAGACCTGTGAAACCATCAAGCAGGTGTTTGCCGAGAGCGAGTACCTGCTCGATCCCCACACCGCCATTGGTGTGCGGGCCGCGCGCCAGTGCCGCCGTGATGCCTCGGTGCCAATGGTGACGCTGGCCACAGCCCACCCGGTCAAGTTCCCGGAGCCGGTGGTGAAGGCGGGGCTGGAGGCCCCCGAGCTGCCGTTTCACCTGCGGGACCTGTTCGATCGCGAGGAGCGGATGACGGTGATGAAGCGCGATATCAAGGAGCTGCACGCCCTGATTCGCAGCAAGAGCCGGGCGCTCTAG
- a CDS encoding homoserine dehydrogenase produces the protein MKPIRVGICGLGTVGGGTFNLLTGNAEEIRRRLGREIRVEMIAARRTNPACDTSGIRTTADIFDVARDPEVDLVVELIGGYDTARELVLTAIDHGKHVVTANKALIAVHGNEIFEAAAAKGVNVAYEAGVAGGIPVIKAIREGLAANRINTVAGIINGTGNFILSEMREKGRDFADVLAEAQALGYAEADPTFDVEGIDAAHKLTILASIAFGMPLQFDKAYTEGISEVTPEDLKYAQELGYRIKHLGIARRRTNGVELRVHPTLIPESRLIANVNGVMNAVMVAGDAVGPTMYYGAGAGAAPTASAVVADIMDLARSFEHPACAVAALGYAPGELQPLPVLAVDQVESAYYLRLDASDKPGVMTTITGVLSQAGINIEAILQKEVRSDEQVAHIIMLTHSVQESQMNSAITSLEGLEVVTGKVTRIRMDHLN, from the coding sequence TTGAAACCTATCAGAGTGGGTATCTGTGGATTGGGCACCGTCGGTGGTGGAACCTTTAACCTATTGACCGGCAACGCCGAAGAGATTCGTCGGCGCCTGGGGCGTGAGATTCGGGTGGAGATGATCGCCGCCCGCCGCACCAACCCTGCCTGCGATACCAGCGGCATTCGTACCACCGCCGATATCTTTGATGTGGCCCGGGATCCCGAGGTGGACCTGGTGGTGGAGCTGATCGGTGGCTACGATACCGCGCGGGAGCTGGTGCTGACCGCGATCGATCACGGCAAGCATGTAGTGACCGCCAACAAGGCACTGATCGCCGTGCACGGTAACGAGATTTTCGAGGCCGCGGCCGCCAAGGGGGTCAATGTGGCCTACGAGGCGGGTGTTGCCGGCGGTATCCCCGTGATCAAGGCGATTCGCGAGGGGCTGGCCGCCAACCGCATCAACACCGTGGCGGGCATCATCAACGGCACCGGCAACTTTATCCTCAGCGAGATGCGTGAGAAGGGGCGTGATTTTGCCGATGTACTGGCCGAGGCGCAGGCGCTGGGCTATGCCGAGGCCGATCCCACCTTTGACGTGGAGGGGATCGATGCCGCCCATAAGCTCACCATCCTCGCCTCCATCGCCTTCGGCATGCCGCTGCAGTTCGACAAGGCCTACACCGAGGGGATCAGCGAGGTCACCCCCGAGGACCTCAAGTACGCCCAGGAGCTGGGATATCGCATCAAGCACCTGGGGATTGCCCGTCGCCGCACCAACGGCGTCGAGCTGCGGGTGCACCCGACCCTGATTCCGGAGAGTCGCCTGATCGCCAACGTCAACGGGGTGATGAACGCGGTGATGGTTGCTGGTGACGCCGTGGGGCCCACCATGTACTACGGTGCCGGTGCCGGCGCAGCCCCCACCGCATCGGCGGTGGTGGCCGACATCATGGACCTGGCGCGCAGCTTTGAGCATCCCGCCTGCGCCGTGGCCGCGCTGGGCTATGCCCCTGGCGAGCTGCAGCCGCTGCCCGTACTGGCGGTGGACCAGGTCGAGAGCGCTTACTACCTGCGCCTCGATGCCAGCGACAAGCCCGGCGTTATGACCACCATCACCGGGGTGCTGAGCCAGGCGGGCATCAACATCGAGGCGATCCTGCAGAAAGAGGTCCGCTCCGACGAACAGGTGGCCCACATCATTATGCTCACCCACAGCGTGCAGGAGTCGCAGATGAACAGCGCCATAACCAGCCTTGAGGGGCTGGAGGTGGTGACCGGCAAGGTCACTCGAATCCGTATGGACCACCTCAACTAA
- a CDS encoding GMC oxidoreductase, with protein MAQGHNEANIIQRFRVSASPDRGVNCGAWPWRGSVATPARRIYSGNHWPRPPHDSNRPPPPLQPCPVAPLAATPAGASRRADCPAGDRQKTGGCDAFGRLHNQPGLYLSDASLIPDTPTVNPQGTLMALVRRNVEQWIQSGELGPAKGRGRSGSRAGP; from the coding sequence TTGGCCCAAGGCCATAATGAGGCGAACATTATACAGAGATTCCGCGTCTCAGCGAGTCCTGATAGGGGGGTAAACTGCGGGGCGTGGCCGTGGCGGGGTTCTGTTGCCACGCCGGCCCGCAGGATATACTCGGGCAACCATTGGCCTCGACCTCCCCATGACTCAAACCGCCCTCCTCCACCGCTTCAGCCGTGCCCTGTTGCACCCCTGGCTGCCACCCCGGCAGGCGCTTCCCGCCGGGCTGACTGCCCCGCCGGGGACCGACAAAAAACCGGGGGCTGCGACGCCTTCGGGCGGCTGCACAACCAACCTGGCCTCTACCTGAGCGACGCCAGCCTGATTCCCGATACGCCCACGGTCAATCCCCAGGGGACCCTGATGGCCCTGGTACGTCGAAACGTCGAACAGTGGATACAAAGCGGAGAGCTGGGACCCGCTAAAGGGCGGGGCCGATCAGGGTCCCGGGCGGGACCCTGA
- a CDS encoding DsbC family protein: MKRSISWMAGLFLGLFSVQGFADAAADARAEETIRARMQQFDHSMQVTEVIPTPIEGVYMVQIGKSDLLYVSADGNYVIQGDLLSIVNNQVVNLTDAVRSQINAELLAGFPQEKQIVFPADGARKASITVFTDVDCTYCRKLHTEVPQLNAMGIEVRYMAFPRGGRNNPAYAVMQNVWCADDPRQAMTDAKSGKQVAEKACDNPVQEEYELGIQMGIRGTPALFLDDGTMIPGYKPAEALAQDLGIL; the protein is encoded by the coding sequence ATGAAGAGATCAATTTCATGGATGGCAGGCCTGTTCCTGGGCCTGTTCAGTGTGCAGGGTTTTGCTGATGCTGCGGCCGACGCCCGTGCGGAGGAGACGATCCGGGCGCGGATGCAGCAGTTCGACCACAGCATGCAGGTTACCGAGGTCATCCCCACCCCGATTGAGGGGGTCTATATGGTGCAGATCGGTAAATCCGACCTTCTCTACGTGAGTGCCGATGGCAACTATGTGATCCAGGGTGACCTGCTGAGTATCGTCAACAACCAGGTGGTCAACCTGACCGATGCCGTGCGCAGCCAGATCAACGCCGAACTGCTGGCGGGCTTCCCCCAGGAGAAGCAGATCGTGTTCCCCGCCGACGGGGCCCGGAAAGCCTCCATCACCGTCTTTACCGATGTCGATTGCACCTACTGCCGCAAACTGCACACCGAGGTGCCGCAGCTTAACGCCATGGGGATCGAGGTGCGCTACATGGCGTTTCCGCGTGGCGGACGTAACAATCCGGCCTATGCGGTGATGCAGAACGTCTGGTGCGCTGATGACCCTCGCCAGGCGATGACCGATGCCAAGAGCGGTAAGCAGGTTGCGGAGAAGGCCTGCGACAACCCGGTACAGGAGGAGTACGAGCTGGGTATCCAGATGGGTATTCGCGGTACGCCGGCGCTGTTCCTTGACGATGGCACCATGATTCCGGGCTACAAGCCCGCCGAGGCACTGGCCCAGGACCTGGGTATTCTCTAA
- the xerD gene encoding site-specific tyrosine recombinase XerD, translated as MTTASQQPEDSDPWIDLYLDSAWMERGLSDNSLASYRRDLYGFARWCGAKGTPDLCRVERALLLEYLGYRLSKGYKARSTARLLSCLRGFYQYMLREKHMRLDPTLNVELPKLGRPLPKTLTEADVEALLEAPDTTTVLGLRDRAMLELIYACGLRVSELVGLELSMVNLRAGVVRILGKGGKERLVPMGEEALEWIASYLREARPQLIGSGEGSVLFPSQRGRFMTRQTFWHRLKRYAIESGVNKPLSPHTLRHAFATHLLNHGADLRVVQLLLGHSDLSTTQIYTHVAQHRLQQLHASHHPRG; from the coding sequence ATGACTACCGCATCACAGCAGCCCGAGGATTCGGATCCCTGGATCGACCTTTACCTCGACAGTGCCTGGATGGAGCGGGGCTTGAGCGACAACTCCCTCGCCTCCTACCGGCGCGACCTGTACGGTTTTGCCCGTTGGTGTGGCGCAAAAGGGACGCCCGACCTGTGCCGGGTGGAGCGGGCGCTGCTGCTGGAGTACCTGGGCTATCGCCTGTCAAAGGGCTACAAGGCTCGCTCTACGGCGCGTCTGCTCTCCTGCTTGCGGGGGTTCTACCAGTATATGCTGCGGGAAAAACACATGCGGCTTGATCCCACCCTCAATGTCGAGTTGCCGAAACTGGGGCGGCCGCTTCCCAAGACTCTCACCGAAGCCGATGTGGAGGCACTGCTGGAGGCACCGGATACGACCACGGTGCTGGGGCTCAGGGATCGTGCCATGCTGGAGCTGATCTACGCCTGTGGCCTCAGGGTCTCGGAGCTGGTGGGGCTGGAGTTGTCAATGGTCAACCTGCGCGCCGGGGTGGTTCGTATCCTCGGCAAGGGGGGCAAGGAGCGCCTGGTGCCGATGGGGGAGGAGGCGCTGGAGTGGATCGCCAGTTACCTCAGGGAGGCGCGTCCTCAACTGATCGGCAGCGGGGAGGGGTCGGTACTCTTTCCCAGCCAGCGAGGCCGCTTTATGACTCGCCAGACCTTCTGGCACCGTCTCAAGCGCTACGCCATCGAGAGTGGCGTCAACAAGCCGTTGTCCCCCCACACCCTGCGCCACGCCTTCGCCACCCACCTGCTCAACCATGGTGCCGACCTGCGGGTGGTGCAGCTGCTGTTGGGCCACAGCGACCTCTCCACCACCCAGATCTACACCCACGTTGCCCAGCACCGCCTGCAGCAGTTGCACGCCAGCCACCACCCCCGTGGTTAG
- a CDS encoding glycosyltransferase family 2 protein has protein sequence MDAQVTYPDPLPESQERTFAGEVAVVIPAFHEARTIASLVTRALAYVDLVIVVDDGSRDRTAELAREAGARVLLHERRMGKAAALRSGFGYALGLGAEAVISLDGDGQHNPDEIPRLLRLTRYYPGALLMGARLKDSELAPRARKRANQVADFWISWAAGTPLLDTQCGFRLYPRPLLERFARGQELGSGFVFESAILIEAVRAGFGVVALPIHSLYQPDARPSHFRPVWDITLITLMVSIKLLQRGLMPLGLWRSLTRVAAVGSTLE, from the coding sequence ATGGATGCCCAAGTGACCTACCCCGACCCACTGCCAGAGAGCCAGGAGCGCACCTTTGCCGGTGAGGTGGCGGTGGTGATTCCCGCTTTCCACGAAGCGCGAACCATCGCCTCCCTGGTAACCCGTGCCCTGGCCTATGTGGATCTGGTGATTGTGGTGGACGATGGCAGCCGTGACCGGACCGCTGAGCTGGCACGCGAGGCGGGTGCCCGGGTGTTGCTGCACGAGCGACGGATGGGCAAGGCGGCAGCTCTACGAAGCGGGTTTGGCTATGCCCTCGGGCTGGGGGCCGAGGCGGTGATCAGCCTCGATGGCGACGGCCAGCACAACCCCGACGAGATTCCCCGCCTGTTGCGCCTTACCCGTTACTACCCCGGTGCCCTGCTGATGGGGGCCCGCCTAAAGGACAGTGAACTGGCCCCCCGCGCCCGCAAACGCGCCAACCAGGTGGCCGACTTCTGGATCTCCTGGGCCGCCGGTACCCCTCTGCTGGATACCCAGTGCGGATTTCGCCTCTATCCCCGCCCTTTGCTGGAGCGCTTCGCGCGCGGGCAGGAGCTGGGTAGTGGCTTTGTGTTCGAAAGCGCAATCCTGATCGAGGCGGTACGTGCCGGCTTCGGTGTGGTGGCGTTGCCCATCCACAGCCTTTATCAGCCCGACGCCCGCCCCAGCCACTTCCGCCCGGTGTGGGACATTACCCTGATCACCCTGATGGTGAGCATTAAGCTGCTGCAGCGGGGGTTGATGCCGCTGGGGCTCTGGCGCAGCCTGACCCGGGTTGCGGCCGTGGGTTCAACCCTGGAGTGA
- a CDS encoding beta-ketoacyl synthase chain length factor — MRLFVDGIGLWAPGMASWPEGTVRLNRCDGEALAEAHAPRPALLSAREQRRTGLTVRLALEVALQAVNRAGLGGQSLASIFATANGDSDILNYMCKTLVSAPETVSPTRFHNSVHNAAGGYWSIGRGCTKPLNCLSMGRYSAAGGLLDAAMQLAAGEPQVLLCAYDIPAPEPLKRALPIESLFGAALVLGSTPSPHSIASLELSRQAGAGAPPLEDEALQRLREDNPAAELLPLLVQLARGEGGELALSLGPALQLNIGVSPRC, encoded by the coding sequence ATGCGGCTCTTTGTTGACGGGATCGGCCTCTGGGCCCCGGGTATGGCGAGCTGGCCAGAGGGGACTGTGCGACTCAACCGCTGCGACGGCGAAGCCCTGGCCGAGGCACACGCACCCCGGCCGGCCCTGCTCAGTGCCCGGGAGCAACGGCGCACCGGGCTTACCGTTCGCCTGGCCCTGGAAGTGGCCCTGCAGGCGGTGAACCGGGCCGGACTCGGTGGTCAGTCCCTGGCGTCCATATTTGCCACCGCCAACGGCGACAGCGATATCCTCAACTACATGTGCAAGACCCTGGTCTCGGCCCCTGAAACCGTCTCCCCGACCCGCTTCCACAACTCGGTACACAATGCTGCCGGCGGCTACTGGAGCATAGGGCGTGGCTGTACAAAACCGCTCAACTGCCTGTCGATGGGGCGCTACAGCGCCGCCGGAGGCCTGCTCGACGCCGCTATGCAGCTAGCAGCCGGCGAGCCCCAGGTGCTGCTGTGCGCCTACGATATACCGGCCCCGGAGCCCCTCAAACGGGCGCTGCCTATCGAGTCCCTGTTTGGGGCGGCGCTGGTGCTGGGCTCTACCCCTTCACCCCACAGCATCGCCAGCCTGGAACTCAGTCGCCAGGCCGGGGCCGGGGCTCCGCCGCTTGAAGATGAGGCCCTGCAGCGACTGCGCGAGGACAATCCGGCGGCCGAGCTGCTGCCCCTGCTGGTGCAGCTGGCTCGTGGAGAGGGGGGAGAGCTGGCGTTGTCGCTGGGCCCCGCCCTGCAACTTAACATCGGGGTCTCCCCCCGGTGCTGA
- a CDS encoding beta-ketoacyl-[acyl-carrier-protein] synthase family protein, with protein sequence MPSIQITAFTASNSAGVGSRRLLKALRTHASGLAVNDFNALPTYIGRVRELDSYALGAGYRDLDCRNNRLADLCLRQDGFEERVAELRERVGSDRIGLFLGTSTSGIYDFEQDFSRLGDSEGTPEVSYMGSVSNYSLVDFVARRLDLEGPRFCVSTACSSSAKVFAMAQRMLASGWIDGALVGGVDSLCDSTLYGFNALSLISAYPCRPYGLGRDGINIGEGGGFMLLERRRPGQAAPLCLLGVGESSDAHHISSPHPQGEGAVASMGQALASAGLQPGDIDYINLHGTATPLNDAVEALAVSRLFEVPPPCSSTKGWTGHTLGAAGITEAVICALAIENNLLPGSLNRGSPDPELAIEVLSRSGEGTVQRVLSNSFGFGGNNCSLILGRG encoded by the coding sequence ATGCCGTCCATACAGATCACCGCCTTTACCGCCAGCAACAGTGCCGGAGTTGGCTCGCGCCGCTTGCTGAAGGCATTACGGACCCACGCCAGCGGGCTGGCGGTCAATGACTTCAACGCCCTTCCCACCTACATTGGCCGGGTCCGCGAACTCGACAGCTATGCGCTGGGGGCCGGTTACCGGGATCTCGACTGCCGCAATAACCGCCTCGCCGACCTCTGCCTGCGCCAGGACGGGTTTGAGGAGCGGGTGGCCGAGCTGCGGGAAAGAGTCGGCAGCGATCGCATCGGCCTCTTTCTGGGGACCAGTACCTCCGGGATCTACGATTTTGAGCAGGATTTTTCTCGCCTTGGTGATAGCGAGGGCACGCCTGAGGTCTCCTATATGGGGAGCGTGAGTAACTACTCACTGGTTGATTTTGTGGCCCGCCGCCTGGATCTTGAGGGGCCGCGCTTCTGTGTTTCCACCGCCTGCTCCTCCAGCGCCAAGGTGTTTGCCATGGCGCAGCGGATGCTGGCATCGGGCTGGATCGACGGCGCCCTGGTCGGCGGGGTGGATAGCCTCTGCGACAGTACCCTCTACGGCTTCAACGCGCTGTCGCTGATCTCCGCCTACCCTTGCCGCCCCTATGGGTTGGGCCGGGATGGTATCAACATTGGTGAAGGTGGCGGCTTTATGCTGCTGGAACGGCGTCGGCCGGGTCAGGCGGCCCCCCTCTGCTTGCTGGGGGTAGGAGAGAGCAGTGATGCTCACCACATCTCCAGCCCCCACCCGCAGGGGGAGGGGGCCGTGGCCTCCATGGGTCAGGCTTTGGCCAGCGCGGGGCTTCAACCCGGTGATATTGACTACATTAACCTGCACGGCACCGCAACGCCGCTCAACGATGCGGTTGAGGCGCTGGCGGTCAGCCGCCTGTTTGAGGTGCCTCCCCCCTGCAGTTCCACCAAGGGCTGGACCGGCCACACCCTTGGCGCGGCGGGGATCACCGAGGCGGTGATCTGTGCCCTGGCGATCGAGAACAACCTCTTGCCGGGTAGCCTGAATCGCGGGTCCCCCGACCCCGAACTGGCCATCGAAGTGCTCTCTCGTTCAGGGGAGGGGACGGTGCAACGGGTGCTCAGTAACTCCTTTGGATTTGGCGGCAACAACTGCAGCCTGATTTTGGGGAGGGGGTGA